The Mycolicibacterium smegmatis genome has a window encoding:
- a CDS encoding FAD-dependent oxidoreductase has product MTVTAGTDPTLAPLFEPITLGNVEIRNRVVMTGHGTGMAKDYLPTDQHVAYYRERAIGGVGLIGMAFPQIHPTSQDVPGEPRSWLPEIVPGLRKITDAVHEHGAKIVMQLGHGGRQGHSTFTERALWSPSNTPCPFNLEMPKAMEIEDIDEIVAAHAIGARHAKQGGMDGVEIHSGYGGYLLASFLSPFSNHRTDEYGGSLENRMRFVMRVIDAVRDEVGPAFLVGINLQGHDFSPGGLEVGDAQEIARAIDATGKIDYICVKAATYNEAHQNVPDMQHPKRIWEELAAAVKAVVNVPVIAVGRINDPGDAADILALGHADMVAMTRQQIADPETVNKMKQGRLDEIRRCIGCNQGCIDRLFNVTHSTCVHNPAAGYELELGIGTLLQASVRRRVVVVGAGPAGMKAAEVAARQGHEVILFERRGHTGGQLRIAAKIKGRQEIGGVVDHLDVMIAKYGVDLRLAQSPTAEEIVALDPHHAIVATGSAPGHDIVGNLAQGIGFTPGLDQEHVLSVWDVLEAEQPVGQRVLIVDDGEGGWKGIGLALQLSDEGRDVEFVTPLPYVGAKLGPFSANLAVPRVHKSGMTTHPFSTVTAIHGPTVHITEQGRASVLESLDTVILAGWHRPVDDLYFGLKAAGASVVRIGDAIASRTMMEAVHEGERAARRIPVTV; this is encoded by the coding sequence GTGACCGTGACCGCAGGCACCGACCCCACCTTGGCACCGCTGTTCGAACCGATCACGCTCGGCAACGTCGAGATCCGCAACCGCGTGGTGATGACCGGCCACGGCACGGGAATGGCAAAGGACTACCTTCCCACCGATCAGCATGTCGCGTACTACCGCGAGCGTGCCATCGGTGGTGTGGGTCTGATCGGTATGGCATTCCCGCAGATCCACCCGACCTCCCAGGACGTGCCGGGGGAGCCGCGGTCGTGGCTGCCGGAGATTGTGCCGGGCCTGCGAAAGATCACTGACGCGGTGCACGAACACGGCGCAAAAATCGTCATGCAACTCGGTCATGGTGGTCGACAGGGGCATTCGACCTTCACCGAGCGGGCCCTTTGGTCGCCGTCGAACACGCCGTGCCCGTTCAACCTCGAGATGCCCAAGGCGATGGAGATCGAGGATATCGACGAGATCGTCGCCGCACACGCCATCGGCGCGCGCCACGCCAAACAAGGCGGCATGGACGGTGTCGAAATCCATTCCGGCTACGGCGGATACCTGCTGGCATCCTTCCTCTCGCCGTTCTCGAACCACCGCACCGACGAGTACGGGGGCTCACTGGAGAACCGCATGCGCTTCGTGATGCGGGTCATTGACGCGGTTCGCGACGAGGTGGGGCCGGCCTTTCTGGTCGGTATCAACCTGCAGGGGCACGACTTCAGCCCCGGCGGCCTCGAGGTCGGGGATGCTCAGGAGATTGCCAGGGCCATCGACGCCACCGGCAAGATCGACTACATCTGCGTCAAAGCCGCGACCTACAACGAGGCGCACCAGAACGTGCCGGACATGCAGCACCCGAAGCGGATCTGGGAGGAACTGGCCGCCGCCGTCAAGGCGGTGGTCAACGTGCCGGTGATCGCCGTCGGCCGCATCAACGATCCCGGTGACGCCGCCGACATCCTGGCACTCGGCCATGCGGACATGGTGGCGATGACACGTCAGCAGATTGCGGACCCGGAAACGGTCAACAAGATGAAGCAGGGGCGCCTCGACGAGATCCGACGCTGCATCGGCTGTAATCAGGGGTGTATCGACCGTCTGTTCAACGTCACACATTCCACGTGTGTGCACAACCCGGCCGCCGGCTACGAACTCGAACTCGGCATCGGGACCCTGCTGCAGGCCTCCGTGCGGCGGCGTGTTGTCGTCGTGGGCGCGGGCCCTGCCGGCATGAAGGCCGCCGAAGTCGCCGCTCGTCAGGGCCATGAGGTGATTCTGTTCGAGCGTCGCGGCCACACGGGTGGCCAGCTGCGCATCGCCGCGAAAATCAAGGGGCGCCAGGAGATCGGCGGCGTCGTCGATCACCTCGACGTGATGATCGCCAAGTACGGGGTCGATCTGAGACTGGCGCAGTCGCCGACGGCCGAGGAGATTGTGGCGCTGGATCCCCACCACGCGATCGTGGCGACCGGCTCGGCACCCGGCCACGACATTGTCGGCAACCTCGCGCAGGGCATCGGTTTCACGCCCGGGCTGGACCAGGAACACGTGCTCTCCGTGTGGGACGTTCTCGAAGCGGAGCAGCCGGTAGGTCAGCGGGTACTCATCGTCGACGACGGCGAGGGCGGATGGAAGGGAATCGGGCTCGCGTTGCAGCTCAGCGACGAGGGGCGCGATGTCGAGTTCGTCACGCCGCTGCCGTACGTCGGCGCGAAGCTCGGCCCGTTCAGTGCCAACCTGGCCGTGCCGCGAGTGCACAAGTCCGGCATGACAACTCATCCGTTCAGTACGGTGACGGCGATCCACGGGCCTACAGTGCACATCACCGAACAGGGACGGGCATCGGTTCTCGAATCGCTGGACACGGTGATTCTCGCGGGGTGGCACCGGCCGGTCGACGACCTCTACTTCGGCCTCAAGGCGGCCGGTGCCAGCGTCGTCCGGATCGGTGATGCCATCGCCAGTCGAACGATGATGGAGGCGGTGCATGAGGGTGAGCGGGCCGCGCGGAGAATCCCGGTGACGGTCTGA
- a CDS encoding FAD-dependent oxidoreductase → MIPSRAALQSQIISDPPDVVETDVAIIGSGMGGGCLAYALRDKGIRVLIVEQGDFLPVERENWSFDAVHTEGRYKNSASWHDAATGKNFTPGNYHYVGGSTKLYGATLPRFRECDFGPIEHADGLSPAWPIDYADLEPYYGEAEQMFWVHSNKGEDPTDPWRSTDYPYPGLPHEGAMARLAESARKQGLHPFSAPQALDYRPGGGCVLCDTCDSFACMVEAKGDADVSAVRPALAAKTRNVELLTNAEVVRLVTSPDGKTVAAAQIRHHDRRIEVRAHRFVLSCGAVNTAALLLRSASDQHRRGLANSSDQVGRNYMAHITTFFLAVDPRRKNEAVYQKTIGINDWYEAGPGNIYPLGNVQGLGKLRGPQAKMGKPWVPMPILDEVTKYTLDLFIQTEDLPLPENRVTLRPNGQISLFRRETNLAAHHELIRRMKKVVRKAGFPVVLTRSLGVEATSHQCGTARMGDDPTASVVDANLKAHDLDNLWIADTSTFCSSGAVNPAITAAALSLRLGHSGALTN, encoded by the coding sequence GTGATACCTTCGCGTGCGGCATTACAGTCGCAGATCATCTCCGATCCTCCCGACGTCGTGGAAACCGACGTGGCCATCATCGGTTCCGGCATGGGCGGTGGCTGCCTGGCCTACGCATTGCGCGACAAGGGAATTCGAGTTCTCATAGTGGAACAGGGCGACTTCCTCCCCGTCGAACGCGAGAACTGGTCCTTCGACGCCGTACACACCGAGGGGAGATACAAGAACTCCGCGTCGTGGCACGACGCGGCGACAGGCAAGAATTTCACACCCGGCAACTACCACTACGTCGGCGGCAGCACCAAGCTGTATGGGGCGACGTTGCCCCGCTTCCGCGAATGCGACTTCGGGCCGATCGAGCACGCAGACGGACTGTCGCCCGCATGGCCCATCGACTACGCCGACCTCGAGCCGTACTACGGCGAAGCCGAGCAAATGTTCTGGGTGCACAGCAACAAGGGAGAGGACCCGACGGATCCTTGGCGGTCCACCGATTATCCCTACCCGGGCCTGCCGCACGAGGGAGCGATGGCCAGGCTCGCCGAGAGCGCCAGAAAGCAGGGCCTGCATCCCTTTTCGGCTCCTCAAGCGCTCGATTACCGGCCTGGTGGCGGCTGCGTCCTGTGTGACACCTGCGACTCCTTCGCGTGCATGGTCGAGGCGAAGGGCGACGCCGACGTCTCGGCGGTCCGTCCCGCGCTCGCCGCGAAGACCAGGAATGTCGAGCTTCTCACCAACGCCGAAGTCGTGAGACTGGTCACCAGCCCTGACGGGAAGACCGTCGCGGCCGCGCAGATCCGTCATCACGACCGCCGAATAGAGGTCCGCGCGCACAGATTCGTGTTGTCCTGCGGCGCAGTCAACACCGCGGCGCTGCTGTTACGCTCCGCCTCCGATCAACACCGCCGCGGGCTGGCGAACTCGTCGGACCAGGTGGGGCGCAATTACATGGCGCACATCACCACGTTCTTCCTCGCTGTCGATCCGCGGCGCAAGAACGAGGCCGTCTACCAGAAGACGATCGGCATCAACGACTGGTACGAGGCCGGGCCCGGCAACATCTACCCGCTGGGCAACGTCCAGGGGCTCGGCAAACTGCGCGGCCCACAAGCCAAGATGGGCAAACCTTGGGTGCCGATGCCCATCCTCGACGAGGTCACCAAGTACACACTCGACCTGTTCATCCAGACCGAAGACCTCCCGCTTCCCGAGAACCGAGTGACTCTCCGGCCCAACGGTCAGATCAGCCTCTTTCGCAGGGAGACCAATCTCGCCGCGCACCATGAGCTCATCCGCCGTATGAAAAAGGTTGTCCGCAAAGCCGGCTTCCCGGTGGTGCTCACGCGAAGTCTCGGGGTCGAGGCGACGTCACACCAGTGCGGTACCGCACGCATGGGTGACGATCCGACCGCCAGTGTGGTCGACGCGAACCTGAAAGCCCATGACCTCGACAACCTGTGGATCGCCGACACGTCGACCTTCTGCTCGTCCGGGGCCGTCAATCCCGCCATCACCGCGGCGGCCCTGTCGCTGCGCCTTGGCCATTCCGGCGCCCTGACCAACTGA
- a CDS encoding PucR family transcriptional regulator: protein MAMTVEAALQLEVFERVPLRVYAGHENLDRIIRWVHPTEIPDIATFLTGGEMLLTAGLGIGSSAAEQENYIAALADAGAAVLVIELSGRAYATMPAALVDAARDRGLPLVGLAGEVPFVEVSAQVHESIVDQRVLDLSAYERLNATFMQMLLAGRDPVRFTDALAEEVGHPVVLEDATHQVVAYSANSPADDDVLSHWEHHSRIEHETSNESGSAGDAPNCTRRAVVLRGERWGWLHVLHGGAALVGTAGYAVDRATDGIAIALLGARESGARSAQRQNALVSRLLLGDIDGEAFVARALRLGQDLRERALVVVSVLKEMPPGATSDEAIEEFCRAMHVPAVVADLGEHTLAIMGLSPTSSERKMVERLRALDVRAGVSRPVSPAQLPTAVEQARSAASVAAAKPDKEVHRFDDLGVLRLLASLAGGPELARYIEDELGPILKHDATASNPLLPTLRTYLSCDGNKSQAAQQLFVQRRTLYYRLERITNLLQRSLDDPDTRQALVFAVRGHDLLQRQ from the coding sequence ATGGCGATGACCGTCGAAGCGGCGCTTCAACTCGAGGTGTTCGAACGGGTGCCGCTGAGAGTCTACGCCGGACACGAGAACCTCGACCGCATCATCAGGTGGGTCCACCCGACCGAAATACCAGACATCGCAACCTTTCTCACCGGCGGAGAGATGTTGTTGACCGCTGGACTCGGGATCGGATCCAGCGCCGCGGAACAGGAGAACTACATCGCTGCACTCGCCGACGCGGGCGCAGCCGTCCTGGTCATCGAACTCAGCGGTCGGGCCTACGCGACGATGCCGGCGGCTCTTGTGGATGCTGCCCGGGATCGTGGGCTGCCGTTGGTGGGCCTGGCGGGGGAGGTGCCGTTCGTGGAGGTGTCCGCTCAGGTGCACGAGTCGATAGTGGACCAGCGCGTGCTCGACCTGAGCGCATACGAACGGCTGAACGCCACCTTCATGCAGATGCTGCTGGCCGGTCGGGACCCGGTCCGGTTCACCGACGCGCTGGCCGAGGAGGTGGGCCATCCCGTCGTCCTTGAAGACGCGACCCATCAGGTGGTGGCCTATTCCGCGAATTCCCCTGCGGATGACGATGTTCTGTCGCACTGGGAGCACCACTCACGCATCGAACACGAGACGTCGAACGAGTCCGGTTCGGCGGGTGACGCCCCCAACTGCACGCGACGAGCCGTGGTGCTGCGTGGTGAGCGGTGGGGTTGGTTGCACGTGCTTCACGGCGGTGCAGCCCTGGTCGGCACAGCCGGATACGCAGTCGACCGCGCGACCGACGGCATCGCCATCGCCCTTCTCGGCGCCAGGGAAAGCGGTGCGAGATCCGCCCAACGTCAGAACGCGCTTGTGAGCAGGCTGCTGCTCGGCGATATCGACGGTGAGGCGTTCGTCGCAAGAGCCCTGCGCTTGGGACAGGACCTGCGGGAACGTGCCCTCGTGGTGGTTTCCGTACTCAAAGAGATGCCGCCCGGCGCCACGAGCGACGAAGCGATCGAGGAGTTCTGCCGGGCGATGCATGTGCCGGCCGTAGTCGCGGATCTGGGCGAACACACCCTGGCGATCATGGGTCTGTCGCCCACCAGTTCCGAGCGCAAGATGGTCGAACGCCTCCGTGCGCTCGACGTGCGCGCCGGTGTGAGTCGACCGGTGAGTCCCGCACAACTTCCGACAGCCGTCGAACAGGCGCGCAGCGCGGCATCGGTGGCCGCGGCCAAGCCCGACAAGGAAGTGCACCGATTCGACGACTTGGGGGTGCTGCGCCTGTTGGCGTCCTTGGCCGGCGGACCCGAACTGGCTCGCTACATCGAAGACGAACTCGGCCCGATTCTCAAACACGACGCCACCGCGTCGAACCCGCTTCTCCCCACGCTGCGCACTTATCTGTCCTGCGACGGGAACAAATCTCAGGCCGCACAACAACTTTTCGTGCAACGGCGCACGCTGTACTACCGGCTCGAGCGCATCACCAACTTGCTGCAACGGTCCCTGGACGACCCCGACACCCGACAGGCCCTGGTCTTCGCGGTGCGCGGCCATGACCTCCTGCAGCGCCAGTAG
- a CDS encoding thiamine pyrophosphate-binding protein, with protein MPRLNGGQVIGRILKEYGVPYVAGIPGHGIWGLMDAFNEEESKIPFIQTYHEQSAVHLADGFYRVSGKPMAAVTSIGAGASNTVLGLATAYSDSTSVLVITGGPPRHMRGRGVLQELERQKDNGFPQVAEAVSKRSWVANSIEDLPFIMHRAFSTMLTGRRGPAHIEVPWDLHAETAEVNFHDLARRLPIGLQYPDPEAIERAVALLGTAKRPVIVVGGGAISANATDEVRALAEGLNIPVATTWNGKSAFPEDHELFIGSVGQTGTIHGNYLAANADVVLSIGCRFTDWSASSYAKGRSFSFPPAKLIHIDIDPHEIGKIYPAEVGILADAKPAVAAIVASLGSTPERTEYLAEVAERKADWENQLSARRDTDRFPFTLQRPLHALRQVMDRSGIVLAGSGNTQGAVKQTFPVYEPRTHLTTGGFSAMGWPVPAALGAKLAAPERQVACITGDGDFLMTAQEIGVAVQHDIPVVFVVQDNSGYISIRGGQRNATDRIIGTEFNRPDGSPYSPSFKDLGKSFGLESFRVESAADLEPTFKRAFDAQAPVLVEVPTDRDLASPFVPGWLDFPPLPHITDERADEYREMRAAEQHQ; from the coding sequence ATGCCCAGGCTCAACGGCGGACAGGTCATCGGCCGCATCCTGAAGGAGTACGGCGTTCCCTATGTGGCCGGCATTCCCGGCCACGGCATCTGGGGGCTGATGGACGCGTTCAACGAAGAGGAATCGAAGATCCCCTTCATCCAGACCTACCACGAGCAGAGCGCCGTCCACCTCGCCGATGGCTTCTACCGCGTGTCCGGCAAGCCCATGGCCGCCGTCACGTCCATCGGCGCCGGGGCATCCAATACCGTGCTCGGCCTGGCGACCGCATACAGCGATTCCACCAGTGTCCTGGTGATCACCGGTGGTCCGCCGCGCCACATGCGTGGCCGCGGCGTCCTCCAAGAGCTGGAACGCCAGAAGGACAATGGATTTCCGCAGGTGGCGGAGGCGGTGTCCAAGCGCAGCTGGGTGGCCAACAGCATCGAAGACCTCCCGTTCATCATGCACCGGGCCTTCTCCACAATGCTGACCGGACGCCGCGGCCCCGCCCACATCGAGGTGCCCTGGGATCTGCATGCCGAGACTGCCGAGGTCAACTTCCACGACCTCGCCCGCCGGCTCCCCATCGGACTTCAGTACCCCGATCCAGAGGCGATCGAACGCGCCGTCGCGCTGCTGGGCACCGCCAAGCGGCCGGTGATCGTTGTCGGTGGCGGTGCGATCAGCGCCAACGCCACCGACGAGGTCCGCGCCCTGGCCGAAGGCCTCAACATTCCCGTCGCCACCACGTGGAACGGCAAGAGCGCGTTCCCCGAGGATCACGAACTGTTCATCGGCAGTGTCGGCCAGACCGGCACCATCCACGGCAACTACCTGGCGGCCAACGCCGACGTCGTGTTATCCATCGGATGTCGATTCACGGACTGGTCTGCCTCCAGTTACGCCAAGGGCAGATCTTTCTCCTTCCCGCCGGCCAAACTGATCCACATCGACATCGATCCGCACGAGATCGGCAAGATCTATCCCGCCGAGGTCGGGATCCTCGCCGACGCCAAGCCTGCCGTCGCGGCGATCGTCGCGTCCCTCGGCAGCACACCGGAGCGAACCGAGTACCTCGCCGAAGTCGCAGAACGCAAGGCGGACTGGGAAAATCAGCTTTCGGCCCGACGAGACACCGACCGGTTTCCCTTCACGCTGCAACGGCCGCTGCACGCACTACGCCAAGTGATGGACCGCAGCGGCATCGTGCTCGCCGGGTCGGGCAACACCCAGGGTGCGGTCAAGCAAACCTTCCCGGTGTATGAGCCCCGGACGCACCTGACCACCGGCGGCTTCTCCGCGATGGGCTGGCCGGTGCCCGCCGCGCTCGGCGCCAAGCTGGCCGCGCCCGAACGGCAGGTCGCCTGTATCACCGGTGACGGCGATTTTCTGATGACCGCGCAGGAGATCGGAGTCGCCGTCCAACACGACATTCCGGTCGTCTTCGTCGTGCAGGACAACTCGGGCTACATCTCGATCCGAGGCGGGCAGCGCAACGCAACCGACCGGATCATCGGCACGGAGTTCAACCGCCCGGACGGTTCGCCCTACAGCCCGAGCTTCAAGGACCTCGGAAAGTCCTTCGGGCTGGAATCGTTCCGCGTCGAGTCCGCGGCCGATCTCGAGCCGACGTTCAAGCGGGCGTTCGATGCTCAAGCTCCGGTCCTGGTCGAGGTTCCCACCGACCGCGACCTCGCCAGCCCGTTCGTGCCTGGATGGCTGGACTTCCCGCCTCTGCCCCACATCACCGACGAGCGCGCAGACGAGTACCGCGAGATGCGTGCCGCCGAACAGCACCAGTAG
- a CDS encoding aldo/keto reductase, giving the protein MQPSVTRTHARSGLTFTAIGYGGAPIGNFNGTFTELEALAMVDQSWDQGIRYFDTAPGYGNGLSEHRLGQALRQHNRSEYVLSSKVGRVLTPMIGAPAGNGDYLDIPPFVATYDYSYDGVMRAVEQSMQRMLTDRFDALFIHDCDVYTHGDAQPEYFRQAIVSGFPALEMLRDQGVVQAIGFGVNETDVMLDAVKAVDVDICLLAGRYTLLEQQPLDDLLPLCEDRGVGIVLGGVYNSGVLATGAVDGARFNYGPAPADILDKTRALESVCNEFEVPLPAVALQFAYAHPVVTSVCLGARNPGQQARNADLFGTEIPVDLWDELRSRRLIREDAPTPSARSAERD; this is encoded by the coding sequence ATGCAACCTTCGGTAACACGGACCCATGCCCGCTCGGGACTCACCTTCACGGCCATCGGCTACGGCGGTGCTCCGATCGGCAATTTCAACGGCACCTTCACCGAGCTGGAAGCGTTGGCGATGGTGGACCAATCGTGGGATCAGGGCATCCGGTACTTCGACACCGCACCCGGGTACGGCAACGGCCTGAGCGAGCACCGCCTCGGACAAGCGCTCAGGCAGCACAACCGATCCGAATACGTGCTGTCCAGCAAGGTCGGGCGGGTACTGACGCCGATGATCGGCGCTCCTGCGGGAAACGGTGACTACCTGGATATCCCACCGTTCGTCGCGACATACGACTACTCGTATGACGGCGTCATGCGTGCGGTCGAGCAGAGCATGCAACGCATGCTCACCGACCGGTTCGACGCGCTTTTCATCCACGACTGCGACGTCTACACCCACGGTGACGCCCAACCCGAGTACTTCCGCCAGGCCATCGTCAGCGGATTCCCGGCACTGGAGATGTTGCGCGACCAGGGTGTGGTGCAGGCGATCGGGTTCGGTGTCAACGAAACCGACGTGATGTTGGACGCGGTCAAAGCTGTCGACGTCGACATCTGTCTGCTGGCAGGCCGCTACACACTTCTCGAACAGCAACCACTCGACGACCTGTTGCCGTTGTGTGAAGACCGCGGCGTGGGAATCGTGTTGGGCGGCGTGTACAACAGCGGCGTGCTCGCAACCGGCGCCGTGGACGGTGCCCGCTTCAACTATGGCCCAGCCCCCGCCGACATCCTCGACAAGACCCGCGCACTCGAAAGCGTCTGCAACGAGTTCGAAGTGCCGCTGCCAGCCGTTGCACTCCAGTTCGCCTATGCCCACCCCGTTGTCACCAGCGTGTGCCTGGGCGCCCGTAATCCCGGCCAACAGGCCCGCAACGCCGACCTTTTCGGGACGGAGATCCCCGTGGATCTCTGGGATGAACTCCGCTCCCGCCGCCTGATTCGCGAAGACGCCCCGACACCAAGTGCGCGTTCCGCAGAGCGAGATTGA
- a CDS encoding GMC oxidoreductase has protein sequence MALTARPNDEYAPLREGAVVRASDSDVFTADIVIVGSGMGGSTLAYALSQSGRDVLVVERGHFLPREPENSMPEEMHIHGRYKTAEPWIDARTGEPFQPGTYYWVGGNTKFYGASLPRFRREDFGEIIHHDGTSPAWPFNYDDLEPYYCEAERLFEVHGTTDEDPTEPPHSQPYPHPPLAHEPVIERFSGSLKRQGLHPFHTPNGMNLDTDEQRRASTTSDGCPSESDVKSEAENRALRPALHEKNVRLLVDSKVTRLLTSPDGRTVVAAEAVSGSRTVRIEAKQFVISAGAVNTAAILLRSSTPQHPDGLANSSGLLGRNYMVHNSTFFIAIDPRRRNTTAWQKTLGLNDWYTAGPDNEYPLGNLQMLGKLQAAMIKNARPWAPMWALKMATDRSLDIYLTTEDLPRLDNRVTVDDRHIYVRWRPNNVAPHRELVRRVTKAVRRAGYPIVLTQRMGIETNSHMCGTAVAGHDPARSVLNGQCRSHDVENLWLVDGSFFPSSAALNPALTIAANALRVAPDIASAAQ, from the coding sequence ATGGCATTGACCGCTCGACCGAACGACGAGTACGCACCCCTTCGAGAGGGTGCCGTTGTGCGGGCGTCGGACTCGGACGTCTTCACGGCTGACATCGTCATCGTCGGCTCTGGAATGGGTGGTTCGACGCTCGCCTATGCGTTGAGTCAGTCCGGCCGGGATGTCCTGGTGGTCGAGCGGGGGCATTTCCTGCCCCGCGAACCCGAGAATTCGATGCCCGAAGAGATGCACATCCACGGGCGCTACAAGACGGCCGAACCGTGGATCGATGCCCGCACGGGTGAACCCTTCCAGCCGGGCACGTACTACTGGGTCGGCGGCAACACGAAGTTCTACGGTGCGAGCCTGCCCAGATTCCGCCGCGAGGATTTCGGCGAGATCATCCATCACGACGGAACCTCACCGGCATGGCCGTTCAACTACGACGACCTCGAACCGTATTACTGCGAAGCGGAGCGCCTCTTCGAGGTGCACGGGACCACCGACGAAGACCCGACGGAACCGCCGCACTCACAGCCCTATCCACATCCGCCGCTCGCACACGAACCGGTGATCGAGCGTTTCTCGGGGTCTCTCAAGCGTCAGGGGCTGCATCCCTTCCACACCCCGAACGGGATGAATCTCGACACCGACGAGCAACGACGCGCGTCGACCACATCCGACGGCTGTCCGTCTGAGTCCGACGTGAAGAGCGAGGCCGAAAATCGGGCCCTGCGACCTGCGTTGCATGAGAAAAATGTTCGGCTTCTCGTCGACTCCAAGGTCACGCGCCTCCTGACATCGCCGGACGGTCGCACGGTTGTGGCAGCCGAAGCGGTGAGCGGCAGCCGGACGGTCCGGATCGAGGCCAAGCAGTTCGTGATCTCGGCCGGCGCGGTGAACACCGCAGCCATCCTGCTGCGCTCGTCGACTCCTCAACACCCGGATGGTCTCGCGAACTCCTCGGGTCTGCTCGGACGAAACTACATGGTCCACAACAGCACTTTCTTCATTGCGATCGACCCCCGTCGGCGAAACACCACGGCATGGCAGAAGACGTTGGGGCTCAACGACTGGTACACCGCCGGACCGGACAACGAGTATCCGTTGGGCAACCTGCAGATGCTCGGCAAGCTGCAGGCCGCCATGATCAAGAATGCCCGGCCGTGGGCGCCGATGTGGGCGCTGAAGATGGCCACGGACCGCAGCCTGGACATCTACCTCACCACAGAAGACCTTCCGCGGCTCGACAACCGAGTGACCGTGGATGATCGTCACATCTACGTGCGGTGGCGACCGAACAATGTTGCGCCGCACCGGGAGTTGGTGAGGCGGGTTACCAAGGCCGTACGACGGGCCGGCTATCCGATCGTGCTGACGCAGCGGATGGGCATCGAGACCAATTCGCATATGTGTGGCACGGCAGTGGCGGGCCATGACCCCGCGCGCAGCGTACTGAACGGACAATGCCGAAGCCATGACGTGGAAAACCTATGGCTCGTGGACGGTTCGTTCTTCCCGTCGTCGGCGGCATTGAACCCCGCTTTGACGATCGCGGCGAACGCGCTGCGTGTCGCCCCGGATATCGCGTCGGCCGCGCAATAG
- a CDS encoding IS30-like element ISMsm8 family transposase, whose protein sequence is MGVLDRQRAVRLYRGQIPSPGRPSVAWRQDRVRFWAAIAAGAMTEDAAAEAGVSSPVGFRWFRHAGGVNPCLPETVSGRYLSSDERENIALWRAQGAGVREIARRLKRAPSTISRELRRNASTRTYRLDYKASTAQWHAERRARRPKTAKLVSNDRLRQYVQDKLSGVVRGADGQVIVGPAAAPWKGRNKPHRGDRAWVQAWSPEQIARRLPLDFPDDVTMRISHEAIYQALYVESRGALKRDLVSCLRRGRALRVPRARTRSKAWAHVTPETLISQRPPEVDDRAVPGHWEGDLLIGLQRSAIGTLVERSSRFTMLVHLPREVGYGIIPRTKNGPALAGYGAITMANALEQTITTLPAQLRRSLTWDRGKELSAHAQFSVASGVKVFFADPKSPWQRGTNENTNGLLRQYFPKGTDLSRWSAEDVAAIAHTLNTRPRKTLGWRTPAEAFAEHLHSLHQAGVATTD, encoded by the coding sequence ATGGGTGTGTTGGATCGGCAGCGGGCGGTTCGGTTGTATCGGGGACAGATTCCGTCTCCGGGTCGGCCGTCGGTGGCGTGGCGTCAGGATCGGGTGAGGTTCTGGGCGGCGATCGCTGCGGGGGCTATGACTGAGGACGCCGCTGCCGAAGCGGGCGTGTCGTCGCCGGTTGGGTTCCGCTGGTTCCGTCACGCTGGTGGAGTGAATCCATGCTTGCCAGAAACAGTTTCGGGACGTTACCTGTCCTCGGATGAACGTGAGAACATCGCGTTGTGGCGCGCCCAGGGCGCCGGGGTGCGTGAGATCGCCCGGCGGCTCAAGCGTGCACCGTCGACCATCTCACGGGAGTTGCGCCGCAATGCCTCGACCCGCACCTATCGACTCGACTATAAGGCCTCCACTGCGCAGTGGCACGCCGAGCGGCGCGCCCGCCGCCCCAAGACCGCCAAGCTCGTTAGCAACGACCGGCTGCGTCAGTACGTCCAGGACAAACTGTCCGGCGTCGTTCGCGGCGCTGATGGCCAGGTCATCGTCGGTCCCGCCGCCGCCCCGTGGAAGGGACGCAACAAGCCGCACCGGGGTGATCGGGCCTGGGTGCAGGCATGGAGTCCAGAACAGATCGCTCGACGGCTCCCGCTGGACTTCCCCGATGATGTGACTATGCGGATCAGCCACGAGGCCATCTATCAAGCGCTGTACGTCGAATCTCGCGGTGCGCTGAAGCGGGATCTGGTCAGCTGCCTGCGCCGAGGCCGGGCACTGCGGGTACCGCGGGCACGAACGCGGTCCAAGGCGTGGGCCCATGTCACCCCTGAGACGTTGATCAGCCAACGCCCACCCGAGGTCGATGATCGCGCTGTTCCCGGACATTGGGAGGGTGATCTCCTGATTGGCTTGCAGCGCAGTGCAATCGGCACGCTGGTCGAGCGCAGCAGCCGGTTCACCATGCTGGTCCATCTGCCACGTGAAGTTGGTTACGGGATAATTCCGCGGACCAAGAACGGGCCGGCGTTGGCCGGCTATGGCGCCATCACGATGGCCAACGCTCTGGAACAGACGATCACCACGTTGCCCGCGCAACTGCGTCGGTCGTTGACCTGGGACCGGGGCAAGGAACTGTCGGCGCACGCCCAGTTCTCGGTCGCCTCCGGAGTCAAGGTGTTCTTCGCTGATCCGAAGAGTCCGTGGCAGCGCGGTACCAATGAGAACACCAATGGCCTGTTACGCCAATACTTTCCAAAAGGGACCGACCTCTCAAGATGGTCGGCCGAGGACGTGGCAGCGATCGCCCATACCCTCAACACCAGGCCGCGGAAAACCCTCGGCTGGCGCACTCCCGCGGAAGCCTTCGCCGAACACCTACACTCACTTCATCAAGCCGGTGTTGCGACCACCGATTGA